One part of the Ochrobactrum quorumnocens genome encodes these proteins:
- a CDS encoding AAA family ATPase encodes MHQGGERTGTFIVTGEHRRFSEFADAVRKHRYIGVCHGPAGVGKTLSARRYARWDVAQTLLNEWGPREESDAKVYAALARSRSVFYTPTVGATLGELRKDLPRLLSRVDICVDQHVSPPGCSPSHRRPSHVELIIVDEAERLSTTALEYLRDMFDREGVGLILIGMPGIQMRPQLYSRVGFAHAYRPLQDEELTFVLTRRWRQLGLNLDDADFTDTKAIATIVRITGGNFRLVHRLFVQIERILRINELNAITDDVVEAARSVLVIGAT; translated from the coding sequence GTGCACCAGGGTGGCGAGCGAACAGGAACCTTCATCGTCACCGGGGAGCATCGTCGTTTCTCCGAGTTCGCCGACGCTGTTCGCAAGCACCGCTATATCGGTGTTTGTCACGGCCCTGCCGGCGTCGGAAAAACACTTTCCGCCCGGCGCTATGCCCGATGGGATGTTGCCCAAACCCTACTGAATGAATGGGGGCCAAGGGAAGAATCGGACGCAAAGGTCTATGCAGCACTCGCCCGGTCACGTTCGGTCTTCTACACGCCGACAGTCGGGGCCACGCTCGGCGAGCTGCGCAAAGACTTGCCCCGCCTGCTTTCCCGCGTCGATATCTGCGTGGACCAGCATGTAAGTCCGCCGGGCTGTTCTCCTTCCCACCGCCGTCCCAGCCATGTCGAACTCATCATCGTTGACGAGGCAGAGCGTCTGTCAACGACTGCGCTCGAATATCTCCGGGACATGTTTGATCGAGAGGGCGTCGGCCTGATCCTAATCGGCATGCCCGGCATTCAGATGAGGCCCCAGCTCTACAGCCGGGTCGGCTTCGCCCATGCTTACCGGCCCTTGCAGGATGAAGAACTGACATTCGTTCTCACCCGGCGCTGGCGGCAGCTTGGGCTCAACCTCGATGATGCCGACTTTACCGACACCAAGGCTATCGCCACGATCGTCCGGATCACCGGCGGCAACTTCCGCCTCGTTCATCGCCTGTTCGTCCAGATCGAGCGCATCCTGCGCATCAATGAGCTCAACGCGATCACGGATGACGTGGTGGAGGCGGCGCGATCAGTCCTCGTAATCGGTGCCACTTAG
- a CDS encoding class I SAM-dependent methyltransferase has product MTSDSAAKFDASRAEEYARQSRIALAGYDACHELSACMLSAALGERKQARVLIVGAGGTAGEIIAAARLEPEWSFVAVDPSPPMLDLARTHLVEAGVSDRVETVHGTVADIDSAPSFDAAIMIGVLHHLPGDAMKQDILAQIAMRLKPGAPLVIAGNYRAYASQPLLMAAWATRWRMNDAGPEEVQSKMNKILQGAEPPRSEEAVISLLTEAGFEEPLRFFASLFWGAWLARRIPKIK; this is encoded by the coding sequence ATGACATCGGATTCCGCCGCCAAATTCGACGCCTCCCGCGCCGAGGAGTATGCACGCCAGAGCCGGATCGCGTTAGCCGGATATGATGCCTGCCATGAGCTTTCCGCTTGTATGTTGTCTGCCGCCCTGGGTGAAAGAAAGCAGGCCCGAGTTCTGATTGTCGGAGCCGGAGGAACGGCGGGTGAAATCATTGCCGCCGCGCGGCTGGAGCCGGAATGGTCCTTTGTCGCCGTCGATCCGTCGCCGCCGATGCTGGATCTCGCACGCACACATCTGGTCGAGGCCGGAGTGTCCGACCGGGTGGAGACTGTTCATGGCACCGTCGCTGACATCGATTCAGCCCCATCATTCGACGCAGCGATCATGATCGGCGTATTGCACCATCTGCCGGGAGATGCGATGAAGCAGGATATTCTGGCGCAAATCGCAATGCGGTTGAAGCCGGGCGCGCCCTTGGTCATCGCAGGGAATTACCGAGCTTACGCTTCCCAGCCGTTGCTCATGGCAGCTTGGGCCACCCGTTGGCGAATGAACGACGCAGGACCGGAAGAAGTCCAGTCTAAGATGAACAAGATTCTGCAAGGTGCGGAGCCGCCCAGGTCGGAGGAAGCGGTAATCTCCTTGCTAACGGAAGCCGGTTTCGAGGAGCCACTTCGGTTCTTTGCCAGCCTGTTCTGGGGCGCTTGGTTGGCTCGACGCATTCCAAAAATCAAGTGA
- a CDS encoding AraC family transcriptional regulator, which translates to MIENSNIERKHDRLIAFLKAFTLSVTHCESAKEANLLIVNVNGSGGPTHLLYRARSTAALPDGAALFAAAKVDFGGSANPLVGALPDELCFSLTDEPQLLWLSELIMAEVEVTRCGGGTIQARLCEIVVVLAIRKAIAIGTVDAGLLAGLAHPKLHVSLVAMHDDPVRRWQIADLAAIAGMSRGQFIVAFKQTVGQSPGAYLNGWRLALGRAELRSGRSVKSVAVMVGFGSAAAFSRAFSRKFGCPPIQSKAQK; encoded by the coding sequence ATGATCGAAAATTCTAATATCGAGCGAAAGCATGATCGACTGATCGCTTTTCTAAAAGCCTTTACCCTCAGCGTAACGCATTGTGAATCCGCGAAGGAAGCGAATCTTCTAATCGTCAACGTCAATGGTTCCGGTGGACCGACCCATCTGCTTTACCGGGCGCGATCCACAGCCGCGCTGCCGGACGGGGCCGCCTTGTTCGCTGCCGCCAAGGTGGATTTTGGCGGCAGCGCAAATCCGTTGGTCGGCGCGTTGCCAGATGAGTTGTGCTTCTCACTGACCGACGAGCCGCAGTTGCTTTGGCTGTCCGAGTTGATCATGGCCGAGGTCGAAGTCACTCGCTGCGGTGGCGGTACGATTCAGGCGCGGCTATGCGAGATCGTCGTCGTGCTGGCGATCCGCAAAGCGATAGCGATCGGCACTGTCGATGCCGGGTTGCTGGCGGGGCTTGCTCATCCCAAACTTCACGTAAGCCTTGTCGCCATGCACGACGATCCGGTGCGGCGTTGGCAGATTGCGGACTTGGCTGCCATCGCGGGAATGTCGCGCGGGCAATTCATTGTAGCCTTCAAGCAAACCGTTGGTCAGTCGCCGGGAGCGTATCTGAATGGCTGGCGTTTGGCGTTGGGACGTGCCGAACTGCGCTCTGGACGGAGCGTCAAGTCTGTCGCCGTCATGGTAGGCTTCGGTAGTGCCGCCGCCTTTTCCCGCGCGTTTTCGCGCAAATTCGGTTGCCCCCCGATCCAGAGCAAAGCGCAAAAATGA